The Geoalkalibacter sp. genome includes the window GCGGGCGCCATCTGCTGCCGCGCCGCGATCCGGCCGGAGCGGCCGCCCAGCAGGACGTCAATCTGCGGGATCGCTACGATTTGCGCCAACGCATGTTTCTCATGCGCGTGCCGCCCTACTCCGAACTGGACGGAAAGACCCTCGAACAGTGCCGCTTCGGACCCGTGCTCGGGCTCTCGGTGCTGGAAATTCTGCGCGACGGCCGCACCCTGCTCGCCCCCGGCCCGCAAACCTTGGTGCGCGGCGGCGATCGCCTGCTGGTGCAGGGGCGCCTCGAACGCATGGAGGAGCTGCGCGGCTGGCGCGAGCTGACCCTCGAACAGGAAGGCTGCGGTCCCGACCAACTCATCGGCGAGGATATCAGGGTGGCACGCGCGGAGCTCGCCGCCGAAGGCGAACTGCTCGGCAAGAGCATACGCGAAACCCGCTTCTTCCACCGCTTCGGCGCCAATGTGCTCTTTGTCCTGCGAGACGCGCGCCCCATCGCGCAATCCCTGGAGGACTACCGCTTCGCGGCGGGCGATGAGCTGCTGCTGCAAGGCCCGGAGAAAACTTTCGCGGAATTGGCCAGGGAGCCCGCCTTCGGCAGGTGCACGCTCCTTGCGCGCGAAGATCTGGTTCATCTCGAGCCCCTGCAGGCCAATCTGCTTACCCTGCGCCTGGGACCGACCTGCACCCTGGCCGGACGCAGCCTCGGCGACAGCGGCCTCGGCGATGCCCTGGGCCTGCGCGTGCTGGCCGTTTTGCGCGGTCCCCATCGCCTGCTGCTGCCGGCGGCGGAAGACATCCTGCAGGCCGAGGACCGCCTCGCCGTGACCGGACAGAAGGCCGACTTGCGGCTGTTGCAGGCCCTGGAAGGCCTGGAGGTGCAGCGTGAGGTCGGGCCGGAGGAAGCGGCCCTGGAATCGGCGGATATCGGCCTCATGGAGGTGGTGCTCTCGCCCCATTCGCGGCTCGCCGGAAAGACCCTGCGCGATCTGCACTTCCGGGAAAAATTTGGTCTGAGCGTCATCGCCCTGTGGCGCGAGGGACGCGCCCAGCGATCGGGATTGCGCGATTTGCCCCTGCGCTTCGGCGACGCCCTGCTCATTTACGGGCCACGCTCGCGTTTCAACCTGCTGGCCCGCGATCCCGATTTTCTCGTGCTCACCCAGGGTCTGCAGGAACCGCCGCGCCGCGACAAGCTGGTGCCCGCCCTGCTCATTCTGGCGGCGGTGCTGCTGCCGGTGCTGCTCGGACTGGTACCGATCTTTCTGGCGGCGATTTTGGGGGCATCCGCCATGATCCTGTGCGGCTGCCTGACCATGAGCGAGGCGCACCGCGCCATCGAATGGAAGGCGGTGTTTCTCATCGCCGGGCTGCTGCCTCTGGGCACGGCCCTGGAGCAGAGCGGGGCGGCGCGACTGCTCGCCGAAGCCCTGGTCACGGCCAGCCTGCCCCTGGGTCCGCAGGCGGTGCTGGGCGCCCTGGTGGCACTCACCACCCTGGGCGCCTGCTTTCTGCCGCCGCCCGCGCTGATCGTGCTCCTGATGCCGGTGGTGTTCAACACCGCCGCGCAGACCGGCCTTTCGCCCCAGGCCCTGGCCATGGGCGTCGCCATGGCCTCGGCGAGCCTCATGTCGCCCTTCGCCCATCCGGCGAACATTCTGGTCATGGGGCCGGGCGGTTACGGCTTTCGTGATTATCTCAAAGTCGGCCTGCCCCTGACGTTGGTGGTCCTGGCCGCTCTGCTGCTGATTCTGCCCCGCGTCTGGCCGCTGCACGGCTGATCCTCGCCGGCGCGCACAATTCACCTATTGACGAATAAAGCAAATCTCATTACATTCGCTAATAGGTTTTTGCCCCCCGTCCCGCGCGACCCAGGAGA containing:
- a CDS encoding SLC13 family permease, which produces MTSAMLLVLLILLLTLALLVSGRVPLEVVAFLVMGGLPILGLISPAEAVAGFSSPAVITLWAIFILSAGLTRVGVGDLLGRQVLRLAGTREASLVAVIMSTAALLSAIMNNVAVTALMLPVVMDICRQTALPPSRLLMPLAFGSLLGGLTTQIGTPPNILVSAAMEAQGLVAFGMFDFTPVGGAILLAGIVFMVLGGRHLLPRRDPAGAAAQQDVNLRDRYDLRQRMFLMRVPPYSELDGKTLEQCRFGPVLGLSVLEILRDGRTLLAPGPQTLVRGGDRLLVQGRLERMEELRGWRELTLEQEGCGPDQLIGEDIRVARAELAAEGELLGKSIRETRFFHRFGANVLFVLRDARPIAQSLEDYRFAAGDELLLQGPEKTFAELAREPAFGRCTLLAREDLVHLEPLQANLLTLRLGPTCTLAGRSLGDSGLGDALGLRVLAVLRGPHRLLLPAAEDILQAEDRLAVTGQKADLRLLQALEGLEVQREVGPEEAALESADIGLMEVVLSPHSRLAGKTLRDLHFREKFGLSVIALWREGRAQRSGLRDLPLRFGDALLIYGPRSRFNLLARDPDFLVLTQGLQEPPRRDKLVPALLILAAVLLPVLLGLVPIFLAAILGASAMILCGCLTMSEAHRAIEWKAVFLIAGLLPLGTALEQSGAARLLAEALVTASLPLGPQAVLGALVALTTLGACFLPPPALIVLLMPVVFNTAAQTGLSPQALAMGVAMASASLMSPFAHPANILVMGPGGYGFRDYLKVGLPLTLVVLAALLLILPRVWPLHG